The genomic interval TGGCGTTCCCGCACGTGATCGCCACGAGCATGACGGCGCCGCTCGTGTTCAAGCTCGCGCAGCGCATCCACCTCGCCACGCAGGGAGCCTTGCGGGACGCGGGGGCGCCGCCATGAGCGACAGGCTCGTCCCGAGGTCGGACGTCGGCGAGTTCCGGAAGCGCTACCAGTGGATGGCGCTCTTCGCTTTTTTGGCGTTCGGGGCCGTCGTCGTGCGCCTGTTCCAGCTCCAGGTGGTCTCGGGGAAGGAGTACGCCCAGGTCGCGCACGAGAACGTGATCCGGCGTGTCACGCTGTCGACCACGCGCGGGGTCATCCGCGACGCGTACGGCCGCGTGCTCGCCTCGAGCCGCCCGGCGTTCAACGTCTACATCGTGCCCGGGCGCGTGATGCCGAGCGCTCGGCCCCCGCGGAAGTGGGCGCCGGTCGACGAACGCGACTCGTTCCCGCAGATCGCCGACACCCTGCGCTTGAACCCCGACGAGCGCGCGCGCCTCACGGCGAAGATCCGCGACGCGTGTGTGACGGACGAGGATAAGTCCCCGTGTTGGCACAGCATTTTGGTTCGGGAGGACGTGCCCCGCGACATCGTCGCCGAGCTGAAGCAGCACGCGTGGGAGCTCGTCGGGAGCGAGGTCGTGAGCGCGCCCGTTCGGCTCTACCCGTTCAAGGCCCTCGGCTCGCACATGCTCGGCTACGTCGCCCAGGTCGACGCCGAGACGCTCTCCAAGTTTCGACCCGAGAACTACAAGACCATGACCCCGGAGGAGCGGGCCAAGGTCAACCCGCTCGGCTACGCCCCCGGCGACACCCTCGGCGCGACGGGCATCGAGCGCGCGTGGGAGGCCTACCTGCGAGGGCAACGAGGCTGGGAGAAGCGGGTCGTCGACGCCCGCGGCCGCTACCACACCGGGCCCGAGGCCGACCGCCTGCTCGACGAGCCACGGAGGCAAGAGCCCATCCCGGGCCGCGATCTTCGGCTCACCGTCGACATGGAGCTCATGGAGGGCATCGAGAAGGCCATGCGGTCGCAGGTCTCGGGCGCGGTCGTCGTGGTCGACGTCCGCACAGGACGCCTCCTCGCGCTCTACTCCAAGCCCGACTTCGACCCGAACGACCTCTCGGGCGGCGCGGGCCGCGAGAAGGTGCGCGAGACCTTCAACAAGCTCTACGCCGACGCGCTCCGCCCCATGCTCGACAAGACCATGACCGGCGCGTTCCAACCGGGGTCCACGTTCAAGCCCTTCTCGGCGCTGGCCGCGCTCGAAGGCAAGATGGTGAACCCGCTCGAGAGCGAGCGCTGCGACGGATACCTCTATTACGGCCGACGCGTGTTCCGCTGCTCGCACGTGCACGGTCGCGTCAACATGCGGAGCGCGATCGCCCAGTCGTGCAATATCTACTTCTATAGGCTCGGCGAGACGGTCGGCATCGACAGGCTCGCCAAGGTCGCCGCCGAGTTCGGCCTCGGGCAGAAGACGGGCCTCGGGATCAACCCCGAGGCGCAGGGGCGCGTGCCTACCCGCTCGTGGTACGCCCTCCGGTACAAGGGTCAGTTCCGCATCGGCTTCACTCTCAACTCGGCGATCGGACAGGGCGCGACCACCGTGACGCCGCTTCAGCTCGCGCTCGCGTACGCGGCCATCGGCAACGGGGGCACGGTGTACATGCCGCAGGCGGTGCGCGCGATCGAGGCGTCCGACGGCGCCGTTCTCCAAGATTTCCCTCCTCGCGTGCGCCAGCGCGCGCGTGTCGAGCCGCAGAACCTCCAGCGCATCACCGAGGCCCTCTTCGCGGTCGTGAACGAAGAGCACGGCACGGCGTACCCCGTCCGCGACCCGGCGCTCGACATCGCGGGCAAGACCGGCACGGCCCAGACCGGCTACGTCGCTACCGGAAAAGACAGCGCCAAGACCGCCTGGTTCCTCGCCAAAGACCACGCCTGGTTCGCGTCGTTCGCCCCGTACAAATCGCCCGAGGTCGCGGTCGTGGTGCTCGCCGAGCACGGCGGCTCCGGGCCCACGATCGCCGCGCCGATCGCCATCCAAGTGGTGCGCGAGTACACGCGCCTCCAGGCCACCCGCGCCGGACGCACCCCACCGCCCATGCGCGACGCCCAGCGCCCGAAGCCCCCCGCTCCCCACGGCGGCGGGGCGCCCGGCCAAGCTCCGCCCCCAGGGGCGCCCCTCGACACCCGCGACCCGAACGGCCCTACTGCCCCTCCCGTGCCCGTCGTGCCGACGGCCATTCCCCCTGGCGGCGGCCAAGACGAGGACATGCCCTGATGCGCGAGTTCGGCCTCGGAAACCGCGGCGTCGTGCGCGCGCGCGAGCACTTCGACTGGACCCTCTTCCTCGTGAGCTCGATGCTCGCGGTGGTCGGGGTCATCAACCTCTACTCGGCCACGAGCGCCGCCCGCGCCGCCCTGTCGGACATCTACATCCAGCAGATCTACTGGCTCGTGCTCGGGGGCATCTTCGCCACGGTGATCGCCGCCATCGACTACCGGCACTTCGAGCGGCTCGGGTACGTCGTCTACGCCATCGGCATCGTGTCGCTCATCTTGGTCTTCATCCTCGGCAAGGACATTCGCGGGAGCTCGCGCTGGATCAACATCGGCAGCTTTAGCTTCCAACCAAGCGAATTTACTAAGCTTTGTCTTGTCATCGCGCTGGCCAAGTACCTCCACGACGACCCGAAGAGCGAGGGCCGCACCCTCTCGGATCTCGTGGTGCCTGCGCTCATCGCGGCGGTCCCGACGCTGCTCGTCCTCAAACAACCCGACCTCGGGACGGCCCTCATCCACGGCCTCACGTTCGCCACGATCGCGCTCCTCACGCGCATCAAGTGGAAGAGCCTCGTCAGCCTCGTCGTCGGCGGAGGCGTCGCCCTCCCGCTGTTGTGGACGTACGGCATGAAGGACTACCAAAAGAAGCGCATCACGACCTTCTTGAACCCCGAGGAGAACCTCCTCGGCTCGGGCTGGCACGCGCACCACGCGCGCGTGGCGATCGGCGCCGGCGGCGTCACCGGCCAGGGGTTCATGAAGGGCACGCAGAACCAGTTCCACTTCTTGCCCGACCAACACTCCGACTTCCCGTTCGCGGTGTACGCCGAGGACTGGGGCTTCATGGGAGGGTTCGTGCTCGTCTTCCTCTACGCGTTCTTGGTCCTCTGGGCGATCCGCGTCGCCGCGTCCGCCAAGGATCGCTTCGGCGCCGTGCTCGCGATCGGCTGCGGCTCGATCATCTTCTGGCACGCGATCTTCAACCTCGGCATGGTCACCGGCCTCTTGCCGGTCGTGGGCGTCACGCTCCCGCTCTTCTCGGCGGGCGGCTCGTCGGTGCTCACGATCATGATGTCCATCGGGCTCCTCATGAACGTATCCATGCGCCGCAACGCACCGACGAGCGGCCTCGGCTGACCCGGGCGTCGCGGCGTGCCGCGCGCGAGGGCTCCTTCAGGGCCCCTCGACCGGTCGCGAGGGCCGAGCGGGCCGACGTGGTCTTCCTGCGAGCGGAGGGCTCTGCCGTGGCTACTTCGGAGCCGCGACCTTCGTGAGCTCGGCGGTGACCGCTTGCGCGAGGGCGCAGTTGTTCACTTGCCGGCGCATCGCTGCCATCGTCTCGGCATCGGCCGCGTGATGCTCGCCGGCCATGAAGAACTGGCCTCCGGCGGTGCGGCGGAGGCGCACCACGACGTCCTTCGTTTTCAGGTTCACGACCACGACACGCGCCGGGTGCCCCATCGCCTGAAGCTGCTCGCTCGTGGGGACACCGCCGTCGGCCTCGGCTTTGGCCTCGTCCGTGTCCTCGTCCAAGACGAGCATGAAAAACTGGGCGCGCTTGACGATCTCGATGGCGACAGGGAGCGCACCCACCTGGGCCTTCTCGTACTGCTGCGCGAAGACGCGGAGCCGGGTGTCGTTCTCGGCCGACTTCACCTCGTCGACCCACGAAGGCTCGAGCACGCGCGTGGCCGCGTAGGCCCGGTGGAGGTTCCACGGCCGCTCGTCGGCCACCCCCGCGTCGCCCTCGGGGGCGGCTTGCCCCTTCATGAGGCAGGCGCAGAACCCGTCGCGCTGCGAGGTCGCCGCCGCCGCGCGGAGCGCCTCGACCGTGGTCGCCTCGGCCTGACGAACCCTTAGGTAAATACCCGGAAGCGCACGAAAATCCCAGGTCGCAACCTCGGGCTTGACCAGGTCGTCGAAGCTCGGCGACTTCGCCTCGGCGAGCGCCACGGCCTCGAGGCTGTCGCGGAGGGGGGCCCACTCCTTGCCCACTGTCTCTCCCGCCGCGCGCTGCTTCTTCAGGAGGTCTCCGCGGGCCGCCTCGAGCTCGCGGTTCGACGCGAAATACGCGACCCCGAGGGTCACCAAGAGGCCTACGCCCACGAGCCCGAAGAAGCCGGTCGTCGGCTTCCCGAACTTGCTCGCCTTTCGCTCTTCGCGGAGCACCGCGACCGATTTCAGCCCTCGTTCCATAGAAGCTCCGTCGGCTCCGGCGTGAAGAAGGTTCCCGCCCGGATCTCGATTCACGACACATGCAGTCTACACGCACGGACCCCCGAAAGAGAAACAGCCGCCGGGGATCCCGAGCGGCTGCCTGTCGCTTGCGCCGAAGCGCCGCGTCACTTCTGCTTCGGGATCATGTTCACCATGAAGGAGACGTTCGGGTAGCCCGCGAACGCAGCCGTCTGGAACACGCTCTTCACGACGATGGCCGGCACGTCTTGGTCGACCTGGAGGACGACCACGCCCGGGAATTCCTTGCCCGGGTGGAGCTGCTTCCAGAGCTCGCGCTTGCCCTTGAGCACGTTGAAGAGCTCGTCGATGCGCTGGAGGCGCTTCGAGTCTTCGATCGCGCGCGTGTTGCCGGCGAGGTTGCCGTCGACGA from Myxococcales bacterium carries:
- the mrdA gene encoding penicillin-binding protein 2, with the protein product MSDRLVPRSDVGEFRKRYQWMALFAFLAFGAVVVRLFQLQVVSGKEYAQVAHENVIRRVTLSTTRGVIRDAYGRVLASSRPAFNVYIVPGRVMPSARPPRKWAPVDERDSFPQIADTLRLNPDERARLTAKIRDACVTDEDKSPCWHSILVREDVPRDIVAELKQHAWELVGSEVVSAPVRLYPFKALGSHMLGYVAQVDAETLSKFRPENYKTMTPEERAKVNPLGYAPGDTLGATGIERAWEAYLRGQRGWEKRVVDARGRYHTGPEADRLLDEPRRQEPIPGRDLRLTVDMELMEGIEKAMRSQVSGAVVVVDVRTGRLLALYSKPDFDPNDLSGGAGREKVRETFNKLYADALRPMLDKTMTGAFQPGSTFKPFSALAALEGKMVNPLESERCDGYLYYGRRVFRCSHVHGRVNMRSAIAQSCNIYFYRLGETVGIDRLAKVAAEFGLGQKTGLGINPEAQGRVPTRSWYALRYKGQFRIGFTLNSAIGQGATTVTPLQLALAYAAIGNGGTVYMPQAVRAIEASDGAVLQDFPPRVRQRARVEPQNLQRITEALFAVVNEEHGTAYPVRDPALDIAGKTGTAQTGYVATGKDSAKTAWFLAKDHAWFASFAPYKSPEVAVVVLAEHGGSGPTIAAPIAIQVVREYTRLQATRAGRTPPPMRDAQRPKPPAPHGGGAPGQAPPPGAPLDTRDPNGPTAPPVPVVPTAIPPGGGQDEDMP
- a CDS encoding biopolymer transporter ExbD, with product MHFVPLKFVQHKVTGGGRRAVGAALSLTSMIDFLVVTVVFLLMTFSASGEMTVAKGVTLPKAENTLDMIDAPMVGIAGSQILVDGNLAGNTRAIEDSKRLQRIDELFNVLKGKRELWKQLHPGKEFPGVVVLQVDQDVPAIVVKSVFQTAAFAGYPNVSFMVNMIPKQK
- the rodA gene encoding rod shape-determining protein RodA; amino-acid sequence: MREFGLGNRGVVRAREHFDWTLFLVSSMLAVVGVINLYSATSAARAALSDIYIQQIYWLVLGGIFATVIAAIDYRHFERLGYVVYAIGIVSLILVFILGKDIRGSSRWINIGSFSFQPSEFTKLCLVIALAKYLHDDPKSEGRTLSDLVVPALIAAVPTLLVLKQPDLGTALIHGLTFATIALLTRIKWKSLVSLVVGGGVALPLLWTYGMKDYQKKRITTFLNPEENLLGSGWHAHHARVAIGAGGVTGQGFMKGTQNQFHFLPDQHSDFPFAVYAEDWGFMGGFVLVFLYAFLVLWAIRVAASAKDRFGAVLAIGCGSIIFWHAIFNLGMVTGLLPVVGVTLPLFSAGGSSVLTIMMSIGLLMNVSMRRNAPTSGLG